The following proteins are encoded in a genomic region of Corticium candelabrum chromosome 19, ooCorCand1.1, whole genome shotgun sequence:
- the LOC134194756 gene encoding sodium-dependent phosphate transport protein 2B-like translates to MNATSDTETLKDDGTSLKDKEEPDSDPWAIPQLVSQGKSWRHLDRNEKCKRVLWSWICRPLLLLGCLYMFICSLSLLGSAFQLLGGKLAGDAFQNNQIISNPIAGVMLGILATVLVQSSSTTTSIIVAMVSSGILNVKQAIPIIMGVNIGTSVTNTFVSFGNAKNRDEFRRAFAGATIHDMFNFLSLITLLPIELASSYLYRLTRAIVDSYHLEGDGGGNVDLLSTITKPFTERIVILNLTRLEQIASGNSTVSGSLIVDRCGDSRCEFLFYDVDLSDSVVGAVVLVIALIMLCGCLILIVKLLQSMLYGHLAFVIRKAVNADFPKPFGFLTGYVAIVIGAGITMLVQSSSVFTSTLTPLVGVGVVTIERMFPLTLGANIGTTITGILAALASKGDFRHALQIALCHLFFNISGILLWYPIPKLRKVPICCAQWLGNTTARYRWFPIFYVILVFFFIPGILFGLSLAGWYVLVAVAGPVVVIAVFIILVNTLQDKKPHWLSTRLQSWDWLPLWMHSWDPLDHLLVRCGAKLKSFCNCTVCKRMKHSASPYDILPEDGQDEALSGARNQTYTTKL, encoded by the exons ATGAATGCAACGTCTGATACAGAGACATTGAAA GACGACGGGACAAGTTTGAAAGACAAAGAGGAGCCGGATTCGGATCCGTGGGCGATTCCACAATTGGTCAGTCAGGGAAAATCGTGGCGAC aTCTTGATAGAAATGAGAAGTGTAAGAGAGTTCTGTGGTCATGGATATGTAGGCCTCTGTTGCTACTCGGTTGCCTCTACATGTTCATATGTTCTCTCAGTCTTCTCGGCTCGGCCTTTCAACTGCTTGGTGGAAAACTTGCAGGAGACGCGTTTCAAAACAATCAAATTATTTCCAATCCGATAGCAGGAGTAATGCTTGGTATCTTAGCCACAGTTTTGGTTCAGAGTTCATCGACGACCACATCCATTATTGTGGCTATGGTATCTAGTGGAA TTTTGAATGTTAAACAAGCAATTCCTATCATTATGGGTGTCAATATAGGAACATCAGTGACTAACACGTTTGTATCGTTTGGTAATGCCAAAAACCGAGACGAGTTTCGTCGTGCATTTGCGGGAGCAACGATTCATGACATGTTCAATTTCTTATCTCTGATCACACTTCTGCCTATTGAACTAGCAAGCAGCTATTTGTATCGACTGACTAGAGCAATCGTTGATAGTTATCACTTGGAGGGAGACGGAGGAGGAAATGTTGATTTACTTTCAACTATTACGAAGCCGTTTACTGAGAGAATCGTCATATTGAATTTGACACGTTTGGAACAAATCGCGTCAGGAAATTCAACTGTTTCTGGCAGCCTGATTGTTGATCGTTGCGGTGATAGTCGGTGTGAATTCTTGTTCTATGATGTTGATCTTAGTGATTCAGTGGTAGGCGCTGTTGTGCTGGTTATTGCATTGATCATGCTGTGTGGGTGTTTGATCTTGATTGTCAAGTTGCTGCAGTCGATGCTTTACGGTCACTTGGCTTTTGTGATACGGAAAGCTGTAAATGCGGACTTTCCTAAACCGTTTGGGTTTTTGACAGGCTACGTTGCAATTGTCATCGGAGCTGGGATCACAATGCTAGTGCAGTCTAGTTCTGTGTTTACGTCCACATTGACTCCTCTCGTAGGTGTCGGTGTGGTGACTATAGAACGGATGTTTCCATTGACATTGGGAGCCAATATCGGAACGACCATCACTGGCATTCTTGCTGCACTGGCGAGCAAGGGAGACTTCCGGCATGCTCTCCAGATTGCATTGTGTCATCTGTTTTTCAATATATCTGGCATTTTGCTCTGGTATCCAATCCCCAAGTTAAGAAAAGTGCCTATTTGTTGTGCTCAGTGGTTGGGAAACACGACTGCTCGGTATCGTTGGTTTCCAATCTTTTATGTGATATTGGTCTTCTTTTTCATACCGGGCATTTTGTTTGGGCTGTCACTTGCTGGCTGGTACGTCTTGGTTGCTGTTGCAGGTCCAGTcgtagtcattgcagtatttattattttggtCAATACACTGCAAGACAAGAAGCCTCATTGGCTTTCGACTCGCCTTCAATCGTGGGATTGGCTTCCATTGTGGATGCACTCTTGGGATCCATTGGATCATTTGTTGGTGCGATGTGGTGCCAAACTAAAGTCGTTCTGCAATTGCACAGTCTGCAAGAGAATGAAACACAGTGCCAGTCCGTATGACATCTTGCCAGAGGATGGACAGGATGAAGCTTTGAGTGGTGCAAGAAATCAGACATACACGACTAAATTGTGa